The following coding sequences are from one Virgibacillus necropolis window:
- a CDS encoding helix-turn-helix domain-containing protein: MNKETTKPIIKCNLKAILDERKREGNEISIRKLADKAGLNFETVRRLYNDETKQYHRESVAAVCVALDVELSELLTLDKGEL; this comes from the coding sequence ATGAATAAAGAAACAACAAAGCCAATTATAAAATGTAATTTAAAAGCGATCCTAGACGAAAGGAAACGCGAAGGTAACGAAATATCTATCCGAAAACTGGCTGATAAAGCCGGACTAAACTTCGAAACTGTCCGCAGGTTATATAATGATGAAACGAAGCAATATCATCGGGAATCGGTCGCTGCTGTCTGCGTGGCGCTGGACGTAGAGTTGTCGGAGTTGCTGACGCTTGATAAAGGCGAGTTATGA
- a CDS encoding HNH endonuclease, with protein sequence MKQKYISPNVLLCNYGTTLVYKIVCLKCDKDFFPLYEFEKGSKNKKELFCDDCQIETKELNFYINPEIHYSSFPNRCNVIGFKSAIPSTGYRRKTFESVYKRDDYTCRYCDYDPLNDRRIISMCCDHIIPLSFGGSNHNKNLVTACEECNLMVSDKVFDSFEEKKFFILNKRQMKGLPIGSEAFSFMEDFQ encoded by the coding sequence TTGAAACAAAAGTATATTTCACCAAATGTTCTATTATGTAATTACGGGACAACCTTAGTTTATAAAATTGTTTGTTTAAAGTGCGACAAGGATTTTTTCCCATTATATGAGTTTGAAAAGGGAAGTAAAAATAAAAAAGAGTTGTTCTGTGATGATTGCCAAATAGAGACTAAAGAACTTAACTTTTATATCAATCCTGAAATACATTATTCATCATTCCCAAACAGATGTAATGTAATAGGGTTCAAGTCGGCAATACCTTCGACAGGATATAGAAGAAAAACATTCGAAAGTGTTTACAAAAGAGACGATTACACTTGTCGATATTGTGATTACGACCCACTTAATGACAGGAGAATCATCTCAATGTGTTGTGACCATATTATACCGCTAAGTTTCGGGGGTAGCAACCATAACAAAAACCTTGTAACAGCTTGCGAGGAATGTAATTTAATGGTATCCGATAAAGTATTCGATAGTTTTGAAGAAAAGAAGTTCTTTATATTAAATAAACGGCAAATGAAAGGCCTTCCGATTGGTTCGGAGGCTTTTTCTTTTATGGAGGATTTTCAGTAA
- a CDS encoding helix-turn-helix domain-containing protein, which yields MNYLSQYQPFNDKHELNEAVSDHLSRCKYDLNETDRDVLMMLSRYSVKYAGVSHLKVTTIANTVGKTKRTVQRTIRKLERLHIIETRSFLRKVTGGLGANIYVFLSPSVASSMTPRTSTETPTPVKDSAQVAENEPILFTNEKELLRNTSHKAPYKAFKDAVNTFAGNDSQPLVSKLYGVYLAQTKALKQAYEESELIDVAIQAINATMHASKRKAIRNVPGYYNGVISAMIDRMYDELIGDGLSA from the coding sequence ATGAACTACTTATCGCAGTATCAACCATTCAACGACAAGCACGAATTAAACGAAGCAGTAAGCGACCATCTTTCCCGATGTAAATACGACCTCAACGAAACGGATCGCGACGTACTTATGATGCTTTCACGTTACAGCGTCAAATATGCAGGCGTGTCGCACTTGAAAGTTACAACGATCGCTAATACAGTCGGTAAGACTAAACGCACCGTACAGCGTACCATACGCAAACTAGAGCGCCTACATATCATAGAAACACGGTCATTCTTGCGTAAGGTTACTGGCGGATTAGGTGCGAATATATACGTTTTTTTGTCGCCTAGTGTCGCCTCGTCCATGACACCTCGCACAAGTACGGAAACGCCTACGCCGGTAAAGGATAGCGCGCAGGTTGCCGAGAATGAACCTATTCTCTTTACAAACGAAAAAGAGTTACTACGTAATACGTCGCACAAAGCACCGTATAAGGCGTTTAAAGATGCCGTTAATACATTCGCAGGGAACGACAGCCAGCCGTTAGTATCGAAGCTATACGGCGTCTATTTGGCGCAGACAAAGGCACTCAAACAGGCGTATGAAGAATCGGAACTAATCGACGTCGCTATCCAGGCAATTAACGCAACGATGCACGCCAGCAAACGGAAGGCGATACGTAATGTGCCCGGCTATTACAACGGCGTTATTAGCGCCATGATTGATCGGATGTATGACGAGTTAATCGGTGATGGGTTAAGCGCGTAG
- a CDS encoding tyrosine-type recombinase/integrase: MNEILIEIDRYMMDCTSRGLSAKTMRSYDQTLRLFQRYCTEKQTLTKPAQIKSEHIRAYFAYVRERGKYGALADDRTALINGPHNRPDYGKKVSETTLANYQRNIAAFCNYLYHEKIIRKNPCEGIEKIKPQRKVKALLSENELQLFFRSFDVSRFHEFRSWIIARMILDSGCRIGELISIVPGDIDLRNGALLLRNTKSKKERFVYFSQKMGRNLRSWLEYRERYTDSAYVFPSIKGNMMDIRTVESAFKKHSRLVGLDVQPHQLRNNFAKYYLLNGGDWSTLSRILGHASVEVTQQAYLDFNDKEIGQKYQKHSPLNNLNI; the protein is encoded by the coding sequence TTGAATGAAATATTAATCGAAATTGACCGTTATATGATGGACTGCACAAGTCGAGGATTGTCCGCCAAAACTATGCGAAGTTACGACCAAACATTGCGACTATTCCAACGTTATTGCACGGAAAAGCAAACACTAACTAAGCCGGCGCAAATAAAGTCGGAGCATATCCGGGCTTACTTCGCCTACGTTAGAGAGCGCGGAAAGTATGGCGCACTTGCAGACGATAGAACGGCACTAATCAATGGACCACATAACCGTCCTGACTACGGAAAGAAAGTAAGCGAAACTACGTTAGCCAATTATCAACGGAATATAGCAGCTTTTTGTAATTATTTGTATCACGAAAAGATTATACGAAAGAATCCGTGCGAGGGTATCGAAAAAATAAAGCCGCAACGTAAAGTTAAGGCGTTGCTATCCGAAAATGAATTGCAACTATTTTTCCGTAGTTTCGACGTTTCGAGGTTCCATGAATTTAGATCGTGGATAATAGCCCGCATGATTTTAGATTCCGGATGCAGAATTGGTGAATTAATTTCAATCGTGCCGGGTGATATTGATTTGCGAAATGGGGCGTTACTGCTTCGGAATACAAAAAGTAAGAAAGAGCGTTTTGTTTATTTTTCGCAGAAGATGGGACGGAACTTAAGATCGTGGCTAGAGTATCGCGAACGATATACAGATAGTGCGTATGTATTTCCGTCAATAAAAGGAAACATGATGGACATTCGTACCGTGGAGAGCGCCTTTAAGAAACACTCGAGGCTTGTCGGATTAGACGTACAACCGCATCAGTTACGGAATAACTTCGCGAAGTATTACCTTTTAAATGGCGGAGATTGGAGTACATTATCACGCATACTCGGACATGCCAGCGTAGAGGTTACGCAGCAGGCTTATTTAGACTTCAACGATAAAGAGATAGGGCAGAAATATCAAAAACATTCACCATTAAACAATTTAAATATATAA
- a CDS encoding helix-turn-helix domain-containing protein produces the protein MNLSNEELRIARRALGIPQAVVAKQSGVGVAFISLIECGYRDIPPAKAQALRDALPITDEELETLLVVHKRVAKQTN, from the coding sequence ATGAACTTATCAAACGAAGAACTACGAATCGCCCGCCGTGCCTTAGGAATCCCGCAGGCAGTCGTAGCAAAGCAGTCAGGCGTAGGCGTAGCGTTTATATCGCTTATCGAGTGTGGTTACCGGGATATTCCGCCAGCGAAGGCGCAAGCGTTGAGGGACGCCTTACCGATCACCGACGAGGAACTAGAAACGTTATTAGTGGTACACAAGCGAGTAGCAAAACAAACAAACTAA